A single Syntrophomonadaceae bacterium DNA region contains:
- a CDS encoding HesA/MoeB/ThiF family protein, with protein sequence MSFSAEILSRYERQLIIPAIGEAGQQKLFDAKVLVVGAGGLGSPATYYLAAAGVGTIGLVDSDRVELSNLQRQIIHWQKDLNRPKVDSAKEKLTAFNPGITINTYFTTLTEENVQEILAPYDLAVAAVDNFATRHLLNKTCFKLNKPLIEGGVSNFTGLVTTFIPPEGPCYNCLFSGVPAEKKPIPLVGVLPGTIGVLQANEVLKLILGIGTPLKGRLMLFDALETQFETISLQPSPNCPVCGKISTKIQHP encoded by the coding sequence TTGTCTTTTTCAGCGGAAATTCTTAGTCGTTATGAACGCCAACTTATCATCCCGGCCATCGGAGAGGCCGGCCAACAAAAACTGTTTGACGCCAAGGTGCTGGTGGTCGGCGCAGGAGGATTGGGCTCCCCGGCAACTTATTACCTGGCGGCTGCCGGAGTTGGAACAATTGGGCTGGTGGATAGCGACAGAGTTGAACTGTCCAACCTGCAACGCCAGATAATCCATTGGCAAAAAGACTTAAACCGGCCCAAGGTGGATTCCGCCAAGGAAAAACTAACTGCCTTTAACCCTGGCATTACTATCAACACCTATTTTACGACCCTAACCGAGGAAAACGTCCAGGAAATTTTAGCACCCTACGACCTGGCAGTAGCCGCTGTCGATAACTTTGCTACCCGTCATCTCCTGAATAAAACCTGCTTTAAGCTGAATAAGCCCTTAATTGAGGGCGGAGTAAGCAATTTTACGGGGCTGGTCACTACCTTTATCCCCCCGGAGGGACCGTGTTACAACTGTCTGTTTTCCGGGGTCCCGGCAGAAAAAAAACCTATCCCCCTAGTAGGTGTTCTTCCTGGGACGATCGGAGTGTTGCAGGCTAATGAAGTCTTGAAATTAATCCTGGGTATCGGGACTCCTCTGAAGGGAAGGTTAATGCTGTTTGACGCTTTGGAAACTCAGTTCGAAACCATCTCTCTTCAGCCCAGCCCTAACTGCCCGGTCTGTGGCAAAATATCAACGAAAATACAGCACCCGTAA
- a CDS encoding histidine kinase, with protein sequence MVFYRVLIISVFLSLVHGLTLYKIFSMDPWWLAVLIILLLNLATLTAMSLWFKPKTKRNEGPPVPPFDPTLMIAHETLPILRRGLNEESAQKASEIIQKIADVAAVAITDKERVLSFLGVGCEMHHPGDKILTEATRQVLATGLHKVVKTTKELNCSVTDCDCPLAAAVIVPLKCRDEVVGSLKLYQTTDGHLPPHIIRFALGVAQLLSIQIELAELDQQTQLLTKAKLDALHAQINPHFFFNTLNTIIMYSRTNPQRARRLLVHLAEYFRQTLKRKGHFALLREELEGVHTYLALEKARFGRKLHIIQDIPETFAEYQVPVLCLQPLVENAVKHGISPKMDEGAVRISARLEGKLLEFSIIDDGVGISPEKIPLVLQPGYGSGNGVGMSNVHERLKRLYPNNPGLTITSQENKGTTVSFRVSIEPEKTKWQGIEVL encoded by the coding sequence ATGGTTTTCTACAGAGTACTTATTATTTCAGTCTTTCTTAGCCTGGTTCATGGTTTAACCCTATATAAAATTTTTTCTATGGACCCCTGGTGGCTGGCAGTTTTGATCATACTGTTGCTAAACTTGGCAACATTAACTGCCATGTCTTTATGGTTTAAACCAAAAACTAAACGCAACGAAGGACCCCCAGTTCCTCCTTTTGATCCAACCTTGATGATTGCCCATGAAACGCTGCCTATTTTGCGCCGCGGGCTCAACGAAGAATCCGCCCAAAAGGCGTCTGAAATAATCCAGAAAATTGCCGATGTAGCGGCAGTTGCCATAACAGATAAAGAAAGGGTCCTTTCTTTCCTGGGGGTGGGTTGTGAAATGCATCATCCAGGGGATAAGATTCTGACCGAGGCCACCAGACAGGTTTTAGCAACAGGCCTCCATAAGGTAGTTAAAACCACCAAGGAGTTGAACTGCTCTGTCACTGATTGTGATTGTCCCCTGGCAGCAGCAGTTATTGTCCCATTAAAGTGCAGAGATGAGGTAGTCGGCTCTTTAAAGCTCTACCAAACTACCGACGGGCATCTCCCGCCGCATATTATCAGATTTGCCCTGGGGGTTGCTCAACTTTTAAGCATCCAAATCGAACTGGCTGAACTAGACCAGCAAACCCAGCTGTTAACCAAGGCCAAGCTCGATGCCCTGCATGCCCAGATCAATCCCCATTTCTTTTTTAATACCCTCAACACGATTATCATGTATAGCAGGACTAATCCACAGCGGGCAAGGCGGCTTTTGGTTCACTTGGCAGAATATTTCCGGCAGACCTTGAAGCGCAAGGGACATTTCGCCTTGCTGAGGGAAGAATTGGAGGGCGTACATACTTACCTGGCCTTGGAAAAGGCCCGGTTCGGGCGCAAACTCCATATTATTCAGGACATTCCAGAGACCTTTGCAGAATACCAGGTGCCTGTCCTGTGTCTGCAGCCCCTGGTCGAAAATGCGGTTAAACATGGGATTTCCCCTAAAATGGACGAAGGAGCAGTGAGGATCAGTGCCAGGCTGGAAGGTAAATTACTGGAATTCTCCATCATAGATGATGGGGTTGGCATCTCCCCGGAAAAAATTCCCCTGGTTCTGCAACCCGGTTATGGGTCAGGTAATGGGGTGGGAATGAGCAATGTCCATGAAAGGCTCAAGCGTCTCTACCCAAATAATCCCGGCTTAACAATCACCAGCCAGGAAAATAAAGGAACCACCGTCTCTTTCAGGGTTTCAATTGAACCTGAAAAAACGAAATGGCAAGGAATAGAAGTGCTTTAA
- a CDS encoding holo-ACP synthase, whose protein sequence is MVKNIGTDIIEIERLERILTKYGDVFCRKVFTPQEIACCYGRKNPVPSLAARFAAKEAVAKALGTGFRGISWQDIEIAALPDGQPAINLYGRAQELASEKGIKRWLVSLSHSKIHALAVVVGE, encoded by the coding sequence ATGGTTAAAAATATTGGCACTGACATTATCGAAATTGAGCGGTTGGAAAGGATTTTGACAAAATACGGAGATGTCTTTTGCCGCAAAGTATTCACACCGCAAGAAATAGCCTGCTGTTATGGGCGGAAAAACCCTGTTCCTTCATTAGCGGCGAGGTTTGCGGCTAAAGAGGCTGTGGCAAAAGCTCTGGGCACCGGTTTCCGGGGCATCAGCTGGCAGGATATTGAGATTGCTGCCCTTCCCGATGGGCAGCCGGCAATAAACCTCTATGGCAGGGCCCAAGAACTGGCTTCAGAAAAAGGTATCAAGAGATGGTTGGTTTCCCTTTCTCACAGCAAAATTCATGCTCTTGCGGTAGTAGTTGGGGAGTAG
- a CDS encoding NAD(P)H-hydrate dehydratase: MKLVTADEMKGVDQKAIAVYGIPGMVLMENAGLQVIRAIQELLVSLSGKRILIFAGKGNNGGDGFVIARHLANKGADPKVFLLGKPEELKGEAAANFHILNKMEIKIHPLLAEKDLQRVDIALLHADLLVDAIYGTGFKGSVLGVAGEAIRLLNSAKKPIIAVDVPSGLETDTGRVLGPCVKATCTVTFGLPKLGLFLDPGVRYAGTVKVADISLPHKLLLQSQFRHNLITRDWCQGLLPDRDTAGHKGTYGKVLVVGGSTGMTGAVCLAAKAALRSGAGLVTALVPASLHHILETKTTEVMTCPLPDVDGGYLSEVAVEPFLQAAEKASVVIIGMGLGDHGQTVRWLHQVLPAIKVPVVLDADGLNGLVGHTNLLSRMAGPVVVTPHPGEMSRLVGISVARVQDSRIKIARQAAAEWKAIVVLKGAGTIIANPEGDVYLNTSGNPGMATGGTGDVLAGVIAGLIAQGLEAGHAAGIGVFAHGAAGDAAARIKGQIGLIAGDVLAALPEVWRDLETKTG, encoded by the coding sequence ATGAAGCTGGTAACTGCCGATGAAATGAAGGGAGTGGACCAGAAAGCTATTGCCGTGTACGGCATACCGGGGATGGTCTTAATGGAGAATGCCGGCTTGCAGGTGATCAGGGCGATTCAAGAACTTCTGGTGAGCCTTTCAGGCAAGCGGATTCTTATTTTTGCCGGCAAAGGCAATAATGGAGGGGATGGATTTGTAATTGCCAGACACCTGGCCAACAAGGGAGCAGATCCGAAGGTCTTTTTATTAGGGAAGCCTGAGGAGCTAAAAGGCGAGGCGGCGGCGAACTTTCACATCTTAAATAAAATGGAAATAAAAATTCATCCTTTATTAGCGGAAAAGGATCTGCAACGGGTTGATATCGCTTTGCTCCATGCGGATCTATTAGTTGATGCCATTTATGGCACAGGCTTTAAGGGATCTGTTTTGGGAGTTGCAGGAGAGGCAATTCGCCTGCTGAACTCTGCGAAAAAACCCATTATAGCCGTTGATGTGCCATCTGGCCTGGAGACAGATACGGGAAGGGTCTTGGGTCCCTGCGTGAAAGCAACCTGTACGGTTACCTTCGGTTTGCCTAAATTGGGCCTGTTCCTTGACCCTGGAGTAAGGTATGCCGGTACAGTCAAGGTGGCAGATATTTCTTTGCCCCATAAGCTCCTTCTTCAAAGCCAGTTCAGGCATAATTTAATCACCAGGGATTGGTGTCAGGGATTGCTGCCCGACAGGGACACTGCCGGGCATAAAGGCACCTATGGGAAAGTCCTGGTTGTAGGGGGTTCTACCGGGATGACAGGGGCTGTGTGCCTGGCGGCGAAAGCTGCCCTGCGGAGCGGTGCCGGTTTGGTCACTGCTCTTGTCCCTGCCAGTCTCCATCATATATTGGAAACTAAGACAACGGAAGTAATGACCTGCCCGCTGCCGGATGTGGATGGAGGCTACCTGTCCGAGGTTGCCGTGGAGCCTTTTCTGCAAGCGGCTGAAAAGGCCTCGGTGGTAATTATTGGCATGGGGCTTGGGGATCATGGGCAAACCGTTCGGTGGCTGCATCAAGTTCTGCCGGCTATAAAAGTCCCCGTGGTTCTGGACGCTGACGGACTAAACGGGCTGGTTGGCCATACCAACCTATTATCACGGATGGCTGGCCCTGTTGTGGTGACACCTCATCCGGGGGAGATGAGCAGGTTAGTGGGAATTTCTGTTGCCCGGGTGCAGGATAGCCGGATTAAAATTGCCAGGCAGGCGGCAGCCGAATGGAAGGCAATCGTTGTCCTGAAAGGGGCGGGGACCATCATAGCTAACCCGGAAGGAGATGTATACCTAAATACAAGCGGCAACCCGGGTATGGCTACGGGGGGCACAGGAGATGTGCTGGCAGGGGTAATTGCCGGGTTAATTGCTCAAGGATTGGAAGCCGGGCATGCGGCTGGGATAGGGGTATTTGCCCATGGGGCTGCCGGGGATGCGGCGGCTCGCATAAAAGGCCAAATAGGTTTGATCGCAGGCGATGTTTTAGCAGCCCTGCCGGAAGTGTGGCGCGACTTGGAAACTAAGACCGGTTAG